In Salvia miltiorrhiza cultivar Shanhuang (shh) chromosome 4, IMPLAD_Smil_shh, whole genome shotgun sequence, the DNA window agttCAGCTCGAAAAAAGCTTGTTCAAGTTCttttagagaagctcgataaataaacaaaccaaacttgaacttagtagtattcggctcgttagctcgtgaacatgttcgtcaagtgattcaacttgaaaaatataaattattagtagatacaacttatatttatccactaaaattaataataattgtattaaatttctaattaattttatttgtcataagaaaataattaatatatttattagtattttaaataaaataatttgtttttaaaataaaataatcaatattttggatataaatataaatttagaaagttcgtataggctcgattaggctcgtgagcctcaaattATTCGGTAATTAAAGTTCGAGATTCGaatcgatactaaacaaaccaaacttgagcacaccactattcgattcggttcggttcgattacacccctaagTAACCCCTATAGCGTAAAACCCCCCTTAGTCACtatgtgtgcaactaaacccctaaactccgagaaaagggtgcaaattcccccctctgacctaacgtcggctgttcaactttttttttttttaattaactctcatctctctcactcagccctctttctctctcggccACTGCACCTCCGCTAACGGTGGTTGAATCACCAAGTTGTTGGATCATCTTTTATCAGCAACACAAACGATTAatccaattccaattccaatcAAATCGACATTATATAGAAATAGCGAAAATAAGGAGGTTATGATCGTTACACTGTGAGAGGCGTCAAATTTGGCGACGGCGCCGACGCCTTGCCAAACATCACAAACTCGCGAAGCTTCGAGGCGGCTGGCATGCTTCTGCAGCGTGATTTGGGGGCGACCTTCGCGCTGTCTTTTGTTGAAGCAAAGCACAGAGGACTACCGCAAGTTTGAGAGAGAGCAGCCGGTGGTGATGGGGAGCGTGCGCAGTGTTCTTCGTTCGAAATTCGAGCGGTGGAGACAGGCCGATGCTAAGGTTCTATCTTTCGTCCTTTTCAGAGGAGAATCGAGCAGGAGACGGCTCTCCTGTTGGGTGCGGCTACATTGGAGCCATGGATTGGCTGCTTGCCGGCCTTTTAGCAGCGGTGGCGTCGATTTTGCCGTATTTGAGAAAAAGAGGCGAcacctcatcgagaaaagctagggctCGCGATCTGTCACAGGTTGAGAGAAAGAGCATGCGGTGGGTGTCGTTGGCGGTAGGCAGCCGGTTTGCCGAATATCGCGGCGGCGATTTCGGATGgaaggggggaattagggctcgcccttGACGCTGAGCATATGCAGCCGAGAGAGCTCTGGGGTTTAAGGCCCAGGAGAGAAggaaaggggcggcgccctcggCTAGCCTCGCctggcctcgccggagcttgaatcagcggcggcggcgatcagATTTTGGAGGAGGAGGGCTCCCTATTTTTTTGTGCGTGACTTtatgagagaaaagagagatgagatataattaaaaaagaaaagaaaaagagttgACTAACGGCCGTTAACGGCGTTAGGTTAGAGGGGgaaatttgcacccttttctcggagttcaggggtttagttgcacacacagtgagtaagaggggttatacgggctactacttcgggggccaatctgcaccttttcccattcttattttatatcttaagaagtgtacttatgtttgccctcccctatatattcatatatgtgTGTTTGTGAATGTTAATATACTCTATctatttatactatttttatatttaaataatatagttaaattttaaaatttgtatttcgataaaataataacaaatatagcCTAGCAACAATTATCCTATAATAAATGAGTAAGgattataacattttaaatatttttcatgcatTAAGTGGATAAATTAATTCGATCAAATTTGGCCAACAAACAATTAAACTTTCTAACTAAAATAATAAGTGATTTTACCAACAAAAAAAAGGTTAAAGTACAAATTCACCCCTGAAGTCggcacccctagagcgtattaCGCCCCAGACTCAACGTTGGCCCAAATAACTCCCCATAGCCCATATAAATACTACATTTAAGCCCACAACTTAACGGTTTGTTGACGCCGTTTCTTAAAACGACGACTAGTGTGTTCCATCGAGATTCTCGCCCATACCTGCTCGAGATTTGTACTTTAACCCTTTAATACATTTTAAGCCCACAACTTAACGGCAATGAGTTGCTCGAGATTCTCGGGATTTTCCAAATTCCTCGAGAGAGGCGGCGCCGGGGCATATGTCCGGGGGAATGTTCTAGGACAACCTGTTGGAGCTGAAGTCCGCCACCCTCAGGTTCTTGTAGAAGGAAATGGATGCTGGAAATTCAGTTGCCGCTGAGTAGGAAGGTCTCCAGAGATGACAACCTTTCAAGAATGGACGACGCGAAGGAGGCGGGGATCGATCCGGTGATGTTGTTCTTCGAGAGTTTAAGGTCAACGAGGGAGGCACATGTGTTGCCGAGCTCCGGCGAAATCCAGCTGGTGAAGTGGTTGTGTGAGAAGGAGAGCTCGAGCTCCTTAACGGCGTAGGAGAGAAGAGTTGGCATTGATGACGAAGGAGTTGACGGAGAGGTAGGGAGACGAGCATGTCTAGTGAGGAGAATGGGGAGAaggagataaaaaaataaaaataaaaataaagaaataaaaaataataataagaaacgGCGTCAACGGACCGTTAAGTTGTGGGCTTAAATGTAGTATTTATATGGGCTATGGGGAGTTATTTGGGCCAACGTTGAGTTTGGGAAGtaatacgctctaggggtgccAATTTCGGGggtgaatttataatttaacccaaaaacaaataaatttttttattacagTTGGAATTTaggtgaaaaaaataattatgctAGTATTctattattatatagataaaatcAAATTCTAAATTCAAACATTATAAATTGGGTgagaaaatttaatattatacttttaaatccataattaatactccctccatccaccaaagatatgccacaatttcctttttcgcccgtccacaaaaaatatgtcacgtccatttttagtagtagggtccacacaattccactcacatttaaagtgagacCCTTGCTCCACTACCAATTTTACTTACATTTTATTAAAGTTCGTGCCAAAAGTAAAGTGGCATATCTTtgatggacggatggagtattataatattatatattgaaataaattaattagttacacaaactatattaaaattgaatacATCTAATTTGACTACCACATTTTAATATATGCGCCACACATATGTGAATATATACACTTATAAAATGTGTGCTAGTTTTATATCTACATTAATTACctgtaaataaagaaatatgtGAATatctatataaattattaaaagggttaattgcaccaaatatcaccAATTTTGCCCGAAATCcatttttcccataattttaaaaagtttcatttttttttatcacagaTTGATTTAGCTGTTCATTTTTCCCACGATTTTTGCTCTGGTGACCGGAAAGTTGACGTGGCTCTGATGTGGATTTAAATTTACACATAATATTGATGtggaatatatattaatttaaaattactcaaataacaaaatcacacaaaaaaGCTCTAATATCAATTAGAACAAATTCGTTGTCGttgtcttcttcttcaccaaAAATCCGCTGCAAATCCACGCCACCCCTCTTCTCCACACCGCGGCGTTTCCAGTCGCCGCCCCAACTGCTGCACGCTACCCCTCTTCTCCACGCCGCGGCGTCGCCAGTCGCCGCCCCAACCGCTGCACGCCACCCCTCTTCTTCACGTAGCGACGCCGGCCCAACCGCTGCACGCCACCCCTCTAGCAGGTTAGTATTCCcccatttttttgttttctagACACGCTTGTGGGGCTGTGTTATGTTAGTGTAGGTTGTGTTTATGTATTCATTTAGTATGACATAGCTCAAGACATAGCTTTGATAGTGCAGATTGATGAGTGTCAGACATCATAGATGACACAAAGTCCTTCAACTTGGTTCCTAATGATTGCAGAAAATGACTTTGTTATTAAGATAAAAATACGGTTAGCAAAATTGGGAGAGATCATGTCAAGCAAGAGAGTAAATGTAAAATGCaagaaatgataaaattaaGACATGACTttgttattaaaataaaaatacggTTAGCAAAATGTGAAGAATGGATTTATCGGATTCTAGGTGCGTGGGTGGGTGAAGAATGAAAAAAAGCATTTAGTAAGGTAGAGAGGAATTCTGggaagaatgaaaaaaaaaattatggaaaaaataaaattcgggcaaagttcgtgatatttggtgtaataaaaaaaaacgcAACTTTTTCAGTCACCGGAGTGGAACATGTGTGACGTGTGCCGGTGAACCACATCAGCGCCACGTCATCTCCGATCTGAGGGGAGCAAAAAATCGTGGGAAAAATGAACAACTAATTCAAtctgtgataaaaaaaatataattttttaaaattatgaaaaaaatggaATTCGAgcaaagttggtgatatttggtgcaattaacccttattaaaattataattgaaaatcTATTGAATGACACTAAATTAAGttgattaattcatttaaatataaaaattcttTGAACAAATTAATTACACATACATATATGAGTCAATATTAAATGATTAAATTACCGTccctaagattaaaattaaaaaattacccacAAATACATCATCACATGTATActacatattttaaaaaaaaaaatatcacaacAAATCTCCCctatctctctcctctcttttttttgtaTGCACtcactctcctctctctctctctccatgtACACagtctatctctctctctcctctctctttctttctctttctctcgagCTCCTACGCCTGCGTAGGGACGGAGCCAgcgggggctagagccccctcccaaattttgagttttttttttttaattttaaaatatatatagatatatgtttatacctcttataaaataattttattttataaaagagtatttggttattatattctctcatatatacttaatttaaggataattttgttatttaaaactatataatctatgaaatattgtttgttattattactattatacttgtcttttaataaaaaatgcctaatatgtatgaaatgctaaaaaaaattataatgtattgaaactaatttgtaatatatagaaaatatataatctatgaatatgttgtttgttattattattattatgcttgtcttttaataaaaaatgtcttaaatatacggaatgtccaaaaaaaaatttgtgatatattgaaactatattatctatgaaaatattgttcgttattattagtattatgctcgtattttaataaaaaaaataccttaaatatacagaatgccccaaaaaaaattctcaggggctaccgcccccgaaccccgtacaagttcagcccccccgaacttaattcctggctccgtccctgcgcCTGCGCCATGACGATGAATATGTGTTTTTTTACTTAGTATTTAGAATGTAATGAAGGTCACCTgcaatttcaattcaattttttttatatccgTCTTCATAGCTTTGTGTGTGTGCGCCAAATctgacatttttattttttatggtgAACAAAGAAAACTACTTTTGATCGCACAATCTATTCATATCGCTAAAAATCGTGAAAAACAAAAGGAAGGCACGTAACTTGCAAATAATTATTTGGTGTTCATTTGTGAGAAATATTCAAACTCCacttgaaattaatttttgagTTCATTTGTTACGCAGACATTGCTTCTTTAGTGAATTGCTTCTTCGCTGAATTgagttcattttatttttatttttattttttggtttttttttccaAGTGATGATTTGTGAATTTTATTGAAGATATTTGATCGATCGAATGAGAAAGAGATTTTAgataattgattaatgttcttaaattcacaatcagatctatgaattcacaacttaaactcttaaatttacaatcagatctatgaattcacaacttaatgttcttgaattcacaaccacatttatgaattcacaattaaaactagaattcacaaccaattcgATGACTTTATAACTAAATCattaatgttggttgtgaattcgagtttaaaaactcgaattcacaattagttgttttagttgtgaatttgagttttaaaatttgaattcacagcCACTTTGATGAATTCATAACTGAATTgttagtgttagttgtgaattcgagttttaaatatCGAATTCACAAACAACTCTAttactagttgtgaattcaagtagtcgtgaatttgagttttaaagcttgaattcaagactaacaatatttctagttgtgaattcacgctttaaaacttgaattcacgactaacattatTTTCAGTTGTGAAtacaagctttaaaactcgaattcatagCCAAAACTAGatattcaattgtgaattcgagttttaaaacttgaatttataactaaaattagtgctagttgtgaatttgattttataacTAGAATTAACAGCTAAGAATAGACTTGGATGTCATGAATTCAAGTACAGCggacaatttttaaattttttatatgaagGATAAAATGGTAAATAtggccaaattttttttatcttaatggacaatttttaattttactattccaaagtgactattttcaaaatccactctacatatatatatatatatatatatatatatatatatatatatatatgtaattgataattaaattaatcgtTATTAATGGTGATATTGATAAAGTTTTGACACGAAAATTTTGGACATTTAGTTTagcttttatataattatatatataaatatattctccctccgtcccgcgaattTTGAAgcaattcttttcggcacgggaattaagaaaatacttCAATATTTaatgtgttaagtgtgataggtgaaaaagtgaaaagatgaataaagagaaatttttttgtcatataagaaaatgacttaagattcgtggaacggctgaaaaagaaaagtgactcaagattcgtgggacggaagtAGTAGATTTTTTGAGGAAGACCGAGCTTGTAAAAACTACAtcggtcatatatatataaggaaagcCAGATCTCTGTATTACATCAACATAGATTCTCAACCTGTTTGATTAATGAGATACAGTTTCTGGCCTTCCGTAATCATATCGACATCCAAAATTTGGCCTCCGTCTTCAGATAATATAATGCATTCAGCATCAAGCATCCCCAGCTGGTGGGAGGCAGCTTCTATTAGCTCTTCCATGGCGTGAGGAACCCACATCACAACTCCATGTCTTCTTCCTTCTTTAGGATCCCATGGATGAAACGGGAACACAGTGCACTTCTTCTTTGCATGTGTTAGCTCTGCTACAATAATAATCACATTAATCAACCATTTCTCAACATGCCCCTCACATTATCATATATATGTCTACCTGTGACTTCATTGACTCTATCAGGATACTCGGATAATTGGGCCGTCTTCGCCTCTTCCAGAAGTCGGATCATGTTTTTGTTTCCGCAAATTCTCCCTTCATCAATTGGAGTGTTTCCCCATCTGGAAGAGTAAGATAATGGCGATGTTTCGTAATTTTACCAAACAAATTGATGAATGAAGAATGAATCAAACAAGTTGAGTTACCTGTCTTTTGTGAAGACACTGGCTCCTGCTTCCAGAAGCAACTTCCCCATTAAATACAGTCCTTGAGAGGCAGCGACGTGAAGGGGGGTTCGATGATCATAGTCTTTCGAGTTGGGATCGATGCCATTGGATAACAACCTTCTCAGGAAATCTGAATCGCCTCTTGCAACCACTGCGCACAAGTAGCTACCAACATTGTCGATTTTAAGTATGGCCCCTTCTTTAGAAAGAAGTGAAGCAACCTTGTCGTGCCCGTTCTTGATGGCTTCGAGCAAGGGGGTGTTACCAAAATTATCTGTTTAGAGAAACACCAATTTAAGTAAATATGACAGAATCGTGATCTCAATATGGACCCCCGGCCCTGTAGTTACCTTCAGCGTTGATGTCTACACTTTCTTGTATCAAGAACAGAGTGATATCTTCGTATCCTCTTGATGCAGCAAGATGCTGAGTAAAAGATAAACCATTTCATCACTATTTTATGGCATTTCATTTGATGCCGAACCTTGACAGCAGAAAAATGTATATCCAACCATTTACTTCCTAAAATATACATGTTACTGCCTCAAAAACAAGACGAACAGAAAAGAAAGGGAACAAGATTTTATATGTTAGCTTCATTGGTTGACAGCAGAAGCATTTTGAAGTATCACAGATCCAGAAACAGTAAGAACATCGCCATGAGATGCCAGAAACAGTTTAAAAGCATATAGCAAGAAGGTGGGAAGAGGTGAATCAGCAGGAAGTACACAAATGTTAATAGGTAATTGTTCAAACCATACCAGCGCTGTCCTTCCATCATAATCTTTCTTGTTGGGATCTGCTCCAGAACGGATTACGCTTTTAAGTTGATACAGATCACCGTAAAATGCTGCACTATTCACTCTCAAAGCAAGATCAGCCTCTTGTTTACCAATATGGAATGTAATATCCGACTCCAATTGCTTCAGGCGTAGATTAGATTCTTTTCCCTAGTTACAAGAAAGGCAAAGATAAGATTCTTTTCGCTATCATAAGTAGGAAAAGAGACTTCATTTATGCTAAGAGAGGAAGCATAATAGGAGCTTGTAGGCATGTGTCTACAGATGAATTACCTCCAACAAGTTAGTCAAGACTTTCCGGCCATCGTGGAAATATATCTCGAGAATATTGGAGAAAGATTGTTTATCAATACGCAAGAGTCTGCATAGTTCACATACGCGCACAGTATAAGGCTGAGGAATGTTGCAAAGAATGGAAATCTCTCCAAACGAGCTGTTAGGCTCTAGAAGAGACACAGTCTCTTCTAATCCATCAGCCCCTATTCCAACCTCCTCCTGCATGATATGGCACCTATCGATCAATCTCACatccaaaaagggaaataaagatatttgacaaaaataagtataaaaatcataactAAAATATGTTGCATGAGTTGGCAGTTCCAGAAAATATAGGTCCTATTTAAGCTGTTTGCTACTGTGTACTAACTCCTAATAAATCTTAAGACAGGAATTCTGGTTTTTAATTAACGGCTGAAAGCTCATCTGTCTTGCAAAGGTTTAGATAGATCCACTTCCACAAGAACATCCTTGATACAGGCCCTAGATATTTgctaaaatatatctatatgATGTAAACCAGAAGGATTTTGCATGAACAAATAGCCATGCGGCCCATGTCAATTTGGAAATGCTAAGCTCGTGCAAAAGAGTTTGGGAAAAACTCATGTATCACaatataataagataaaagAGTTAGAATGCCGCACCAAGACACCATGACAAACAAAATAGAGCTGATCCACAACATTCCCCTGTTCCATTATGACTTCTCCAGGGAGAAAAAATTCCTCATGGACCCGAGTTACCTACAGAGAGAGAtatatttggaaataatttaGCAGCCTGAACCAAAGAATGAATGATGAACAGTGAACATATATATCATTTGAAGGCAAACCAGAAGGACATATATGGTAAAGAAAAATCACAAGATGGTATTTTACAAACTGTAATGTGTTCTCTCCTAACAGCATTTATTACACTCTTCACATTAATATTCTGGTATCAGAACATTTTTGTTTATGAAAAACTGAACTGATGGACATATATATACCCCACCCGTAATAAGAAAAGAATAGTATTCGACAGTGCATTCAATTATTGAATGAAATTACTTGATGATCAAATGACCAACTTACGATTTGATTGATGAATTCTTGGGAGCAACCTTTGAAAAGGGGAATATTTTCCACATATGACTTATACAGAGTCTGAGATATCTGCAAGAATAAATGACTGCGTCACTGAAAAGGTTCATTTATTCCTTGTGTATAATTACACAAACGAAGAAGTTATCTTTATAACTGGATAAAAATTGTTCGGCATTGAAGATACGACTAAGATAAACAATGGACTGATATACCTCAAGTTCTCAACACAGAGCACTTTAAACAATGAGAAACAGCAGCTAAAGACAGAACTTTGACTGCATAATCAAAATGtgtaaaaaatttaagatagaCCATCAAAACAGATACTGTCACTCAGCATCATGCAAGGATTATAATTCAACAAAGTGCTTGGATCCAACTATAATGCAGAGATCTTCCGCATAGGAGAAATTGAGCACATTTGTTGAACTACGGAGTTTCAAATATGAGGATAGTATAGCCAATCAAATAGGTATTTTAGCAATACAGTGCAGGATCTCAAGGCAAatcacatactccctccgtcccggcttttggtatccaggtgagaacggcacggattttaataaagtgattgatgtgttgtgagtggaacaagggtcccacattttatgtgagagttaaaataattaaagtggagtaggggtcccacctacttttaccaaaaatagaaattgatactaaaatgtgggacgatcaaaaaaggaaaattggatactaaaagctgggacggagggagtagttcaTACCATCATTTTTTTAGAAATTTATGAATTGCAACTGTACATTGCAAAAGTTCATTAAGATAAGCAAAATCCATAGTTAGGCATCAACGAACAAATAATGGAGTTCAGCAGTAAACTTGAGTTAAGCCCATTCAAGTGACTGGTTCCAATAAGATGAAGTAAGAACAAGTATCtgtgtctctctctctcacacacacacgcaatGACACAGTTTTGACCATAAGCTATTATAGTATGGATTGCAATTTTCCAACTCACAGAAGTTGATATGAGCTAGCTATATATACTCTGTACAGAGTTTCCAGATTCTTACCTTGGCACGAATAGACATTGGGATATCTTGTAGAACAGCGGCATCAGTGTAGCTACTTTCATATTGCAAACGCAAGTGCCCTTTTATTTGATTACGTAGTTCCTTTCCAAGTCTGTTTCTGTTCATATATTTGGTAAGATCAGTCATTTTGTCCCTATATCTTACTGTCTTCGATCCTTTCACGATCAGTGCTGTCATGTTACCAATCAAATATGCACCAAGAATCATGTCAAAGGAAACATAGATCATAATGAATATCATTTCTCTCAGATTGACTGCGTGTATATCTCCATAGCCTGTACAAGAGAGAGACAAACAGGATAAATGGAACATTCATATAGATAGTAAGCAGAGTACGAGAAAGACACAATATAGTAATGACAGAGAAACATCTTTTAGGAAAAGCTAACATTTTCTCCAGTATAGCTGAATAAAACAATTTGTCATGCAAAATTGAACTCGCCAACTTTATGAATGAACCAAATATTGGGATAGAGCATTTTCTATGCTTAATGTGAAGTGTAAACAAAGGCTCACCTACAGTTGCCATGGTCACAATGGCAAAATACATTGAAGTAGTGTAACGCGTCCATATATCTATCTCTCTGAACTGTGAATAACTATAGTCACCCAATTTCAAACTCCCAATCCATGTGTAACCTTCCTTCTCTTGAGGGAGCGTAGTGGCTAGGTAGTAGAAGATGCAAGCTGCTGTATGCGTGCAGTAGAGTTCAACAGCGATTAGTTTCACTATCCTTGTGAAAAGATAATTGATTCTGATGTCCTTTTCCATCCTCTGGAAGAAATCTGTAAGTCTGCGAACCCGTATCAACCTGATCCAGAGAAGATACCTCACCTCTTCTTTTTTTCCACAAGCCTATTGGGATGTACATATTATACGCATGTTATCCAAATAAGCAGGTAATGAGATGCAGAAAtgtaaaaagaaaagataaagaGTCAAACCTTGTAGATAATATCCCAAGGCATGCAAGCTAGAAGGTCCggaaaaaaatgagatttaatATACCTGCGTGCAGGAAACCAAACAAAAAAACTTAACACATAATGCAAGAAAGCCCCTTTATTTGTACATGGTGCAATAAATCAACTACAAGGGAAAAGGAAAGAAGTACCGTAGGGCAATTGGATTACGCTTGTAAACCATTTTGTAGGAATGGCTATCCCTGTAAGCCACAAAGAATTGCAAGATAATGTCGAGAAGAAATGCCACCTGGCCAACAATGTCTAAAATGAAGAGGTTCTCTGGCAGTCCCCTGAAGAACCCGAACTCCAATGGAGTAAAGAATGATGAGTATATTGCCCATATTAGTATAAATTTCTCCCATGCCTTGTACCACCTGCATATTTTCTTTGAGAATCAACATTCTGGTAGTGAACAAATGCCTGATCAGTTGGAGAAACTCTGCTTAACTGTTTTAATTGTTTGATGGATGCCCAACCACAGAGGTTACAAGATAAAGTTCTAGACATTTATGATCTCTATAAACGATCAAATGGAAAGTGATAATGCCAATATGCCATATCTACCTTCTTCTTGAAGTTTACACATGCTCCTTGCCAATGCAAGAAAAACACATTTTTGACAACGACTTTGTCATTGGATTTTATCCCAACAAAACAAATGAAATTTGAGGAAAAGTAATATTTCGGATGTATTTTTCCTGTCTGAATAATGGTAAACCGATCAATGCAATGCAGTTGAAGTTCCAtgttctaaaaaaaattgaatgtgtttttttttttgttttttctttttttgtttgaaGTTTTCAGTTTACTATGTTAAGAAGGATAAATATGATACACAGATTAACCTACTATGTTAAGTGGGATAAATATGGTGAGGTAACATATACAATCTCGTTTTTCACTAAATCGTTGCAAGCCGTTACCACACAAAATTTGCACTTATAAGATGCAATGTGAGATTAaaatacacaaaaaaaaaaaaaaaaaaactctgtTTTCCATTCACCAATCCTATAATGAATTAAGGGTTAAAAATGCTTTCTGTATCCACCTTAtgcagtttttgaaaaaatatctCTACCTTTGAGAATGATCAAAAAGACCTCTGAATTATtcttttttccaattatatttaTCGGATCAAGCCTTCCGGAGACTTGCTTtgatgacaaaaaaaaaattaaagaaatcaaAGATCCGACctatttttccatatttatcAGAGGTCGTATGGAACATCCCATGTGATGCATCAATTCAGCATGTCAAATTGTGTATCAAAGAACTGTATAAGGTCCACTGTACAGATATGTGTACAAATTGCAGTTACTTGACAGGCTAAAAATATGGAGTACCATTTATGTACAATATTAATAAGTATCAACAAAAAATAAGAGCTTTGgtaatactccctccttccATCAAAAATAGTcctataattttcaaaaataaaaagggactaatttttgtgaacattccaaaatagtaaaaaatgactactttttgtggacggatgagtAAAATTTAGATATAACCGAACATAAACATATATCTCATTTAAATTATGACAAATAAAAAGATGCTTCCGCCCAAGTTCACTTGTGCATTAGATAACACCTACTACTATTTATAAGAGATGGCTTCCTTGTTCTCCACGATGTCCCAATCGTATCATTTACTATAACAAAAgaattaatagtgttttatattCCTAACTTTTAACATTTTTTacaaaatatttcaaattttcgTAATTACTGTAACTTTTAACGTAATCCATAA includes these proteins:
- the LOC131021903 gene encoding potassium channel SKOR isoform X5, which codes for MVYKRNPIALRYIKSHFFPDLLACMPWDIIYKACGKKEEVRYLLWIRLIRVRRLTDFFQRMEKDIRINYLFTRIVKLIAVELYCTHTAACIFYYLATTLPQEKEGYTWIGSLKLGDYSYSQFREIDIWTRYTTSMYFAIVTMATVGYGDIHAVNLREMIFIMIYVSFDMILGAYLIGNMTALIVKGSKTVRYRDKMTDLTKYMNRNRLGKELRNQIKGHLRLQYESSYTDAAVLQDIPMSIRAKISQTLYKSYVENIPLFKGCSQEFINQIVTRVHEEFFLPGEVIMEQGNVVDQLYFVCHGVLEEVGIGADGLEETVSLLEPNSSFGEISILCNIPQPYTVRVCELCRLLRIDKQSFSNILEIYFHDGRKVLTNLLEGKESNLRLKQLESDITFHIGKQEADLALRVNSAAFYGDLYQLKSVIRSGADPNKKDYDGRTALHLAASRGYEDITLFLIQESVDINAEDNFGNTPLLEAIKNGHDKVASLLSKEGAILKIDNVGSYLCAVVARGDSDFLRRLLSNGIDPNSKDYDHRTPLHVAASQGLYLMGKLLLEAGASVFTKDRWGNTPIDEGRICGNKNMIRLLEEAKTAQLSEYPDRVNEVTAELTHAKKKCTVFPFHPWDPKEGRRHGVVMWVPHAMEELIEAASHQLGMLDAECIILSEDGGQILDVDMITEGQKLYLINQTG
- the LOC131021903 gene encoding potassium channel SKOR isoform X1, whose amino-acid sequence is MESFKKKSFKIGHSDNGEEGNSSHGREEYVVEDLRERIQSSRDSRLTLVENELEMDLTRRRFSRYSVINGLKDLSQGLFIHPDNRWYKAWEKFILIWAIYSSFFTPLEFGFFRGLPENLFILDIVGQVAFLLDIILQFFVAYRDSHSYKMVYKRNPIALRYIKSHFFPDLLACMPWDIIYKACGKKEEVRYLLWIRLIRVRRLTDFFQRMEKDIRINYLFTRIVKLIAVELYCTHTAACIFYYLATTLPQEKEGYTWIGSLKLGDYSYSQFREIDIWTRYTTSMYFAIVTMATVGYGDIHAVNLREMIFIMIYVSFDMILGAYLIGNMTALIVKGSKTVRYRDKMTDLTKYMNRNRLGKELRNQIKGHLRLQYESSYTDAAVLQDIPMSIRAKISQTLYKSYVENIPLFKGCSQEFINQIVTRVHEEFFLPGEVIMEQGNVVDQLYFVCHGVLEEVGIGADGLEETVSLLEPNSSFGEISILCNIPQPYTVRVCELCRLLRIDKQSFSNILEIYFHDGRKVLTNLLEGKESNLRLKQLESDITFHIGKQEADLALRVNSAAFYGDLYQLKSVIRSGADPNKKDYDGRTALHLAASRGYEDITLFLIQESVDINAEDNFGNTPLLEAIKNGHDKVASLLSKEGAILKIDNVGSYLCAVVARGDSDFLRRLLSNGIDPNSKDYDHRTPLHVAASQGLYLMGKLLLEAGASVFTKDRWGNTPIDEGRICGNKNMIRLLEEAKTAQLSEYPDRVNEVTAELTHAKKKCTVFPFHPWDPKEGRRHGVVMWVPHAMEELIEAASHQLGMLDAECIILSEDGGQILDVDMITEGQKLYLINQTG